TTCACGAATCAGATTTTGATATGGAGGAGTTTTCTTTGAACCTTGGACTTTGGACTTTGGACTGATTTATGTCTCTGCCTACCTTCTACATCAATCCATCCGGAATCGCCGAAGGTTCCGCGATCCTGGATGGCGACGAACTTCGCCACGCGAGAACGACCCTCAGGCTGAAACCCGACGATAAAGCCAGGATTGTGGACGGCGAGGGGACCCTCTACGAGGCCCGCTTCAGGACCATGGGAAAGGATGAGGCCGTCCTGGATATCGTCTCTTCAACAAAGGAGCCCGCGCCTGCCTTCTCCCTGACGGTGGCCATGGGTGTTGTCCAGGGTGACCGGTTCGACTGGGCCCTTCAGAAAGGGACGGAACTGGGAGTCACCCGGTTCATCCCCCTCCTCACCGAGCGGACCGATATCAGGCCCGGTGCGCAGTGGAAAAGGCTCCCAAGGCTGAAGAGGGTGATCGCGTCCGCCTGCAAGCAGTGCGGCCGCGCACAATTTCCGTCCATCACTGAACCGACGGCTATCGAGAACCTTGGTGTCAGCTACTACGACCGGGCGGTCCTTTTCTGGGAAGAGGAAGGCCGGTCCCTTGCCCTTGACGCGTCCGATGTTAAACGTCCAGGATCGTGCCTCATGATCATCGGGCCGGTAGGGGGGCTGACTGCCTCGGAAGCGGAGATGTTGAAAGGGAAGGGAGCGATCGCCGCCGGGCTCGGGCCGAGGGTCCTGCGCACCGAGACGGCCGTGACCGCCGGGGTGACCCTGCTGCAGTATCTGTGGGGGGATCTTGGATCTTGAATCTTGAATTTGGAACAGGAGTCAATATCATGGCAACGAGTACCTGTCCTTCCTGCGGCGCGCCCGATGACGGCGCTAATGTCTGTGCAACCTGCCTGCAGCCCTTCGACCGTTCAGTCCGGCCGGACTCACCGCAGGCGGCAAGCCCGCGGCAGGAAGGGGCAGGGCAGTCGGAAACCGGTGATGCCCCGGTCCAGACACCCGATCCACCCGTTTTACAGCCAGCAGGTTTTTTCCGCCGGTTTTTTGCCTTCGCGCTGGACTGGATCGTCCTCAGCATCCTGGCCGATATCGTCCGGTTCGCCTACAGGTTCGGCGGAGACTCCCGGAGCGACATGGTGAGCATGGATGCCGCCATGGGCCTTTCAGCGATCCTGTTCTTCCTTTATTTCACGCTCTTCACTGCCGGGGGCGGGCAGACCCTCGGCAAGATGGTGATGGGGGTCAGGGTGGTCCGCATGGACGGGAAAGATCTGTCCTACGGCATGGCCTTCCTGAGGGCCTTCGGGTATATCATCAGCTCCTTCTTCTTCTGCCTGGGTTTCCTGTGGGCCATCTGGGACCGGAGAAAACAGGCCTGGCACGACAAGATCGCGGGAACGATCGTAATTAAGACCTGAGATTAAACATTCCCCAATGACAAATAACTCTATCCTGACACATATTTTTACCCGACTCCTGACCACGTACGGACATCAGGACTGGTGGCCCGCCGATACCCCTTTCGAAATGATGGCAGGCGCCATCCTGACCCAGAACACATCCTGGGCCGGCGTCGAAAAGGCCGTCGCAGGCCTCAAGGAGTCCTGCGACATGACTCCGAAAGCTTTTCTCTCACTGACGAGAGAAAAGCTGGAGGAGATCATCCGCCCGAGCGGTTATTTCCGTCAAAAGGCTGAAAGACTTCAAAATCTCTGTCTGTTCCTCATCCGGGAATACAGGGGGGACCTGGATTTTTTGCAGGCCGCCGATACCCGGAAACTGCGGCTGCAGTTTCTCGATCTGAAAGGCATCGGCCCGGAGACGGCCGACTCGATCCTGCTTTACGCCCTGGAAAGGCCTGTGTTCGTCGTGGATGCGTACACTCTGAGGCTTTTCGCCCGGCTGGGGCTTTGCGGTGAGAAGGCGAAGTACCATGAGGTCCAGGCCCTGTTCATGGACAACCTCGAGCCCGACCCAGCCCTTTTCAACGAGTACCACGCGCTGATCGTTACTCATTGCAAGCGCATCTGTTCAAAACGGGCGCCACTGTGTGGGGAGTGCAGCCTGAATACGGTTTGCGCTTTTGATCTCAAATCGCAGCCCTCAAATCTCAGAAACGATCTTGACCTGCAAAACCGAAAAGTACACTTACGATGAGATATGAGATATGAGAAATATATGTCCATCGTCTTATCCGCGACAGACCTGACCAAGCGCTTCGGCTCCTTCACCGCTGTGGACGGGATATCGTTCGCCGTGGAAAGGGGGCAGTGCTTCGGGTTCCTGGGGCCCAACGGCGCCGGGAAGACCACCACCATGCGCATGGTCACGAACCACCTGCCTGTATCGGAAGGGTCCCTTTCGGTCCTGGGAATGGAGGTGATGGCCAACGCCCGCAAGGTCAAGGCGCGCATAGGGGTGGTCCCCCAGGACAACAATCTGGATACAGATCTGAAGGTCCTCGACAACCTCCTGGTGTATTCCCGTTACCACGGGATCCCCATGAAAGAGGCCCGCCGGAGAGCCCTCGAGCTCCTGGACTTTTTCATGCTCGGCGAGCACGCCCAAAGCCCCATCGAGCAGCTGTCCGGGGGGATGCAGCGGCGGCTTCTCATCGTCCGCGGCCTTATCAACGAGCCGGAGCTCCTCATCCTGGACGAGCCGACCACCGGCCTGGACCCCCAGGCCCGCCACCTCATCTGGCAGAAGCTGAGAACCCTCCAGGCCCAGGGTGTGACGCTGCTCCTCACCACCCACTACATGGACGAGGCCCAGCAGCTGTGCGACCGCCTGGTGATCATCGACCACGGCAAGATCCTCGTGGAAGGGTCCCCGTCCGTACTCATCGCCGAGCACGCGGGCAAAGAGGTCGTGGAAGTCCGCCTGATGGCGGGAGAGACCAGAGAGAAGTGCCTTGACGCTATCGGCGGAGTCGTGCCTGAGGGCGCCGTGGTGGAGTGCTCGGCGGACACGGTCTACATCTACTCGGCAGGCGCTGCCGGGATCCTGGCGCGGCTCACCATAGGCGCTGACCGGACTGTCCTTCACAGGAAGGCCAGCCTTGAGGATGTTTTCCTTCGGATGACGGGAAGGGAGCTGCGGGAATGAGGGAGTTCGCCGGGCCGAGGCAGCCCGTGATGGCCAGGAAGGGCGGCCGCCTCCTGCCCGATCTGACATGGAGAGTGGTGACCGTCTGGTACCGCGACGCGAAAGTGTGGTCCACCTTCTACAAGGCCAGCCTCATCGGAAACCTGGGTGAGCCGCTCCTTTACCTCGTGGCCATGGGGTGGGGACTGGGCCGCATGGTCGGGACGGTGGACGGCGTTCCGTATATCCAGTTTCTTGCTCCGGGGCTGGTGTGTTCCGCCGCCATGTACTCAGCCACTTTCGAGTGCACCTTCGGGGCGTTCACCCGGATGACCCGCCAGAAGACCTACGACGCCATCATGGCTACCCCGGTGGCGTTAGACGAGATCGTGGCCGGGGAGGTTCTCTGGGGGGCGACCAAGGGGTTTCTGTCCGGCGGGTCCATGCTCCTGGTCATGGCCCTGTTCGGGCTCGTCCACAGTCCGTGGGCTGTGCTGGCCCTTGGCCTGTCTTTCCTCATTGGTCTGCTCTTCGCGGCCTTGTCCATGATCGTCACGGCGAAGTCCCCCTCCTACGACTTCTTCTCCTACTACTTCACCCTGGCCATCGCCCCCATGTTCCTGTTCTCGGGCATCTTCTTCCCCATCGGGAACCTGCCCCACTGGGCGCGGACAGTGTCGTGGTTCCTTCCCTTAAGCCACGGCGTTGACGCCAGCCGTTCCCTTTTCTCCGGCCGGGTGGGATGGGAGCTTACGGGCGAACTCGCCTGGCTGGCGGTTTTTTCCCTGGTTGCCTTCTCTTTCGCCGTCCGGGGGGTCAGAAAGAGATTAGTGCAGTAAGAGCGGCCTCACGCAGCTTGTCCCGCCATAGCTTCCAGAGCAAGGAGTCTGTCGGACTAACCGTTTCAGACTCCTGCCTGAAGTTTTTCGAAAGGCAATTCAGCGAAAAACGGGAAAACATATGGCATATTTGGTAGATAGCCATCACATTTCACCTGCTAAATGCCAATTATTTCAGGAAAACATCCAAAATAAGGGGCATTTCGAAAAACTTACAGCAGCGTGTCAAGAGGTTTTCCGACACGCTGCCAGTTCTGGTTTTTGCCAGACCCAAGACCCTGTTCATTCTCCAGCCACCAGACACCATGTTTTCCCCTGTGAAACCCTGTGCTTGCCAGCCGTAGCTTCATGCGAAGGTTGGTGCCCTGTGGTGGATTAATCAGTTCCCGGTATTGAGTTGTTTGCCTTCCTCCTCCTTTCTCCGCCTGCCCTGAGCCTGGCGAAGGGTGACTCCGTGGTGAATGTCCTTGCCCTGCTCGCTTCGTTCGTTATTATCCGTTACACTATATCCAGGAGCCTGATGGGGTTTTCCGACATGCTCCTGGATCAGGAGACTGTTCCCGCCGCGAGGAGGTTAGATATGCCCAGGTTTTTCCTGCCGGTTGTCCTTCTGCCACTGGTCCTGATGGCAGGCGCGTGCTGCACGGCGCCGGAGGTTTCCGTCCAGGAACCCCTTGCGGATACCCTGCCCATGGACCCTTCCGCCGCCGAACCGCCGGTGGTGTTCGAGATGCCTGAACTCGTGTGCGTGGCCGAGGCCGAGGGGATCGCCTTTGTGCCGGACCTGCCCATCGACGTGCTTTATTTCCGGGACGTCTGGTTCTGGAAGATCCGCGGCACGTGGTACTGGAGCAAAACTTACATGGGGATGCTCTACGAGCTTTCCATAGATCAGGTCCCGAAGGACCTGCGGAAGTTCGGGGACACCTACCGCGCCGAACTTCCCGACTGCCGGGAGTTCACCTACGAGGACTGGCACAGGCGTGTCAGACAACGCTGACACGCCTGGAATGCAGAGTGCAGAGTGCAGAGGAAAACCTCGACTG
The sequence above is a segment of the bacterium genome. Coding sequences within it:
- a CDS encoding RsmE family RNA methyltransferase, with the translated sequence MSLPTFYINPSGIAEGSAILDGDELRHARTTLRLKPDDKARIVDGEGTLYEARFRTMGKDEAVLDIVSSTKEPAPAFSLTVAMGVVQGDRFDWALQKGTELGVTRFIPLLTERTDIRPGAQWKRLPRLKRVIASACKQCGRAQFPSITEPTAIENLGVSYYDRAVLFWEEEGRSLALDASDVKRPGSCLMIIGPVGGLTASEAEMLKGKGAIAAGLGPRVLRTETAVTAGVTLLQYLWGDLGS
- a CDS encoding RDD family protein, yielding MATSTCPSCGAPDDGANVCATCLQPFDRSVRPDSPQAASPRQEGAGQSETGDAPVQTPDPPVLQPAGFFRRFFAFALDWIVLSILADIVRFAYRFGGDSRSDMVSMDAAMGLSAILFFLYFTLFTAGGGQTLGKMVMGVRVVRMDGKDLSYGMAFLRAFGYIISSFFFCLGFLWAIWDRRKQAWHDKIAGTIVIKT
- a CDS encoding endonuclease III domain-containing protein, with product MTNNSILTHIFTRLLTTYGHQDWWPADTPFEMMAGAILTQNTSWAGVEKAVAGLKESCDMTPKAFLSLTREKLEEIIRPSGYFRQKAERLQNLCLFLIREYRGDLDFLQAADTRKLRLQFLDLKGIGPETADSILLYALERPVFVVDAYTLRLFARLGLCGEKAKYHEVQALFMDNLEPDPALFNEYHALIVTHCKRICSKRAPLCGECSLNTVCAFDLKSQPSNLRNDLDLQNRKVHLR
- a CDS encoding ATP-binding cassette domain-containing protein, which encodes MSIVLSATDLTKRFGSFTAVDGISFAVERGQCFGFLGPNGAGKTTTMRMVTNHLPVSEGSLSVLGMEVMANARKVKARIGVVPQDNNLDTDLKVLDNLLVYSRYHGIPMKEARRRALELLDFFMLGEHAQSPIEQLSGGMQRRLLIVRGLINEPELLILDEPTTGLDPQARHLIWQKLRTLQAQGVTLLLTTHYMDEAQQLCDRLVIIDHGKILVEGSPSVLIAEHAGKEVVEVRLMAGETREKCLDAIGGVVPEGAVVECSADTVYIYSAGAAGILARLTIGADRTVLHRKASLEDVFLRMTGRELRE
- a CDS encoding ABC transporter permease, with product MREFAGPRQPVMARKGGRLLPDLTWRVVTVWYRDAKVWSTFYKASLIGNLGEPLLYLVAMGWGLGRMVGTVDGVPYIQFLAPGLVCSAAMYSATFECTFGAFTRMTRQKTYDAIMATPVALDEIVAGEVLWGATKGFLSGGSMLLVMALFGLVHSPWAVLALGLSFLIGLLFAALSMIVTAKSPSYDFFSYYFTLAIAPMFLFSGIFFPIGNLPHWARTVSWFLPLSHGVDASRSLFSGRVGWELTGELAWLAVFSLVAFSFAVRGVRKRLVQ